Proteins from a single region of Verrucomicrobiota bacterium:
- a CDS encoding exo-alpha-sialidase — protein sequence MLKAAETNKPEDAKPPGIVIDHRAASTRQYVGSPSIAVLPGGDYVASHDWFGPGSTQNRTVVFASSDKGQTWKQLTEIEGQWWSTLFFHRGALYIMGTSRDGGYAVIRRSTDGGKNWTTPRDANSGLLLGDGKYHCAPVPVVIHNSRLWRAMENVSGPGGWGRDFRAFMMSAPVDADLLNATNWTSSNYLEGNAEWLDGHFGGWLEGNAVVTPDGQIVDVLRVDYRLGAEKAAIISISADGKRATFDPKTGFIDFPGGCKKFTIRYDPQSKHYWSLANYVPDSQRNQNPERTRNTLALINSPDLKTWSVRSIILQHPDSVKHGFQYVDWLFEGDDIIAAVRTAFDDGLGGAHNQHDANYLTFHRIKDFCHASDGRN from the coding sequence GTGCTGAAGGCAGCGGAAACGAACAAACCGGAAGACGCGAAACCGCCGGGAATCGTTATCGATCACCGGGCTGCCAGCACGCGGCAATACGTCGGCTCGCCGAGTATCGCTGTCCTGCCGGGCGGCGACTACGTGGCGTCGCATGATTGGTTCGGGCCGGGCAGCACGCAAAATCGCACCGTGGTCTTCGCGTCCAGCGACAAAGGACAGACGTGGAAACAGTTGACGGAGATCGAAGGGCAATGGTGGTCCACGCTATTCTTTCACCGTGGTGCGCTTTATATCATGGGCACGAGCCGTGACGGCGGGTACGCGGTCATCCGCCGCTCCACAGATGGCGGGAAGAACTGGACGACACCGCGCGACGCCAACTCCGGTCTGCTGCTTGGCGACGGCAAGTATCATTGCGCGCCAGTGCCGGTGGTCATCCACAATAGCCGACTCTGGCGCGCGATGGAGAACGTTTCTGGTCCGGGAGGCTGGGGTCGTGACTTCCGCGCGTTCATGATGTCGGCGCCGGTGGACGCCGATCTCCTTAACGCCACGAACTGGACGAGCAGCAATTATCTCGAAGGCAATGCGGAATGGCTCGACGGACATTTCGGCGGCTGGCTCGAAGGCAACGCGGTGGTGACGCCAGACGGACAGATTGTGGACGTGTTGCGCGTGGATTATCGGCTGGGCGCGGAAAAGGCGGCGATCATTTCCATCAGCGCGGATGGCAAACGTGCGACGTTCGATCCCAAGACCGGCTTCATTGATTTTCCCGGCGGCTGCAAGAAATTCACCATTCGCTACGATCCGCAGAGTAAACACTATTGGTCGCTGGCGAACTACGTTCCCGATTCCCAGCGCAACCAGAATCCGGAGCGGACGCGCAACACGCTTGCATTGATCAATTCGCCCGATTTGAAAACCTGGAGCGTACGAAGCATCATCCTCCAGCATCCGGACAGCGTGAAGCATGGTTTTCAATACGTGGACTGGCTGTTTGAGGGCGACGACATCATTGCCGCTGTACGCACAGCCTTCGACGACGGTCTCGGCGGCGCACACAATCAGCACGACGCGAATTATCTGACGTTTCATCGCATCAAGGATTTTTGCCATGCGTCGGATGGAAGAAATTGA
- a CDS encoding phosphoglycerate dehydrogenase yields the protein MSWNVLITSSAVAKVGQRAQEMLRRADCDLITPPKFGPLNTADLMSLLNGVDAVLASVDPYSAEVIESPVAARLKIISRWGVGYDSINLAAATKAGIVVTYTPGMLDDAVADYTFALLLALARRVHEGHLTMRAGEWRVTWGSDVSGKTLGIVGCGRIGQAVAQRASGFKMRVLSSDVSPSPTAEKLGVRFVSLDELLAESDYVSLHAALTPESRGLIGEAQLRKMKPTAYLINAGRGALVDEAALLRALEEGWIAGAALDTYVTEPLPAEHPLRRAPNVLLAPHQASFARETGERVSMAAAQAVVDLKDGKRPQHVLNPEVFNSASLRTKLKPSRDTK from the coding sequence ATGTCCTGGAACGTCCTGATCACCTCATCTGCCGTTGCCAAAGTGGGTCAACGCGCACAGGAAATGTTGCGGCGCGCGGATTGCGATCTGATCACGCCTCCCAAGTTTGGCCCGCTCAATACCGCCGATTTGATGAGCCTGCTCAACGGAGTCGATGCGGTGCTAGCCAGTGTGGATCCCTACTCCGCCGAAGTGATCGAATCACCGGTTGCGGCCCGCCTGAAAATCATTTCGCGCTGGGGTGTGGGTTACGATTCAATCAACTTGGCAGCGGCGACCAAGGCCGGCATCGTCGTCACCTACACACCTGGCATGCTCGATGATGCCGTTGCCGATTACACATTCGCTCTGTTGCTCGCGCTGGCGCGACGGGTTCACGAAGGGCATCTGACAATGCGCGCCGGCGAATGGCGCGTCACTTGGGGAAGCGATGTGAGCGGCAAAACCCTTGGCATCGTCGGCTGCGGACGCATTGGCCAGGCCGTCGCCCAACGCGCCAGCGGCTTCAAGATGCGCGTGCTGTCAAGCGATGTTTCGCCCAGTCCAACGGCGGAGAAACTGGGTGTTCGATTCGTTTCGCTCGATGAACTACTGGCCGAAAGCGATTACGTCTCTTTGCACGCCGCGCTCACACCAGAAAGTCGTGGCCTGATCGGCGAAGCGCAATTGCGGAAGATGAAACCGACCGCATATCTCATCAACGCCGGGCGCGGTGCGCTGGTGGATGAGGCGGCGTTGCTTCGCGCCTTGGAGGAAGGTTGGATTGCCGGCGCGGCGCTCGACACTTACGTGACCGAGCCGTTGCCTGCCGAGCATCCGTTGCGCCGCGCCCCGAACGTGCTGCTCGCTCCGCACCAGGCATCGTTCGCGCGCGAAACCGGTGAACGCGTGAGCATGGCAGCCGCCCAAGCTGTCGTGGACCTCAAGGATGGAAAACGGCCACAGCATGTTTTGAATCCTGAAGTGTTCAACTCCGCCAGCCTGCGAACAAAACTTAAACCATCACGAGACACAAAATGA